Proteins found in one Corynebacterium freneyi genomic segment:
- a CDS encoding adenosylmethionine--8-amino-7-oxononanoate transaminase: MTTASTSPQHPAADLAAFDAAHVWHPYGPMPNPVQALPVASAAGTTLTLADGRELIDGMSSWWAACHGHSHPRLVAAAQRQAATMSHVMFGGLTHAPAVELARRLLAMTDPALDAVFFSDSGSVSVEVAIKMALQYQRAVGHPERTRLMTWRGGYHGDTRAPMSVCDPDGGMHSLWAGAWAPQVFAPVPPPRGSSQQVRAEYLSRFDSLVDDTVAAVIVEPVVQGAGGMRFHDHELIAGLREICDNHGLLLIADEIATGFGRTGDLFATAAAGVTPDVLCVGKALTGGFLSLAATLTTRRVASAISAGEGGGLMHGPTFMANPLACTIAAENLDIIAEGRWRDDVPRIEAALRAGLEPLRGRPGVADVRVLGAIGVVEMDRPVDMARATAACVDAGVWLRPFGKLVYTMPMYICDDDEVAAICRAIDAIVREENA, encoded by the coding sequence ATGACCACCGCCAGCACCAGCCCGCAGCACCCAGCCGCCGACCTCGCCGCCTTCGACGCGGCCCACGTCTGGCACCCCTATGGCCCCATGCCCAACCCGGTGCAGGCGCTGCCGGTGGCGTCGGCGGCCGGAACGACGCTGACGCTGGCCGACGGCCGCGAACTCATCGACGGCATGAGCAGCTGGTGGGCGGCGTGCCACGGACACTCGCACCCGCGTCTGGTCGCGGCGGCCCAACGGCAGGCGGCGACGATGTCCCACGTCATGTTCGGCGGGCTCACCCACGCCCCGGCGGTCGAGTTGGCGCGCCGTCTGCTGGCGATGACCGACCCCGCCCTGGATGCGGTGTTCTTCTCCGATTCCGGTTCGGTGTCGGTGGAGGTGGCCATCAAGATGGCGCTGCAATACCAGCGCGCCGTCGGCCACCCCGAACGCACGCGGCTGATGACCTGGCGCGGTGGCTACCACGGCGACACCCGCGCCCCGATGAGCGTCTGCGACCCCGACGGCGGCATGCACTCCCTGTGGGCCGGGGCGTGGGCGCCGCAGGTCTTCGCCCCGGTTCCGCCGCCGCGCGGATCTTCGCAGCAGGTGCGGGCGGAATACCTGTCCCGCTTCGATTCGCTCGTCGACGACACCGTGGCCGCCGTCATCGTCGAACCCGTCGTGCAGGGGGCCGGCGGCATGCGTTTCCACGACCACGAGCTGATCGCCGGGCTGCGCGAGATCTGCGACAACCACGGGCTGCTGCTCATCGCCGACGAAATCGCCACCGGGTTCGGACGCACCGGCGACCTGTTCGCCACCGCCGCCGCGGGCGTGACACCGGATGTGCTGTGCGTGGGCAAGGCGTTGACCGGCGGGTTCCTGTCTCTGGCGGCGACGCTGACCACCCGTCGGGTCGCCTCCGCGATCTCCGCCGGCGAGGGCGGCGGCCTCATGCACGGCCCGACGTTCATGGCCAACCCGCTGGCCTGCACCATCGCCGCGGAGAACCTGGACATCATCGCCGAGGGGCGGTGGCGCGACGACGTGCCCCGCATCGAGGCGGCCCTGCGCGCGGGCCTGGAACCCCTGCGCGGCCGCCCCGGCGTCGCCGACGTCCGTGTGCTCGGGGCGATCGGGGTGGTGGAGATGGACCGACCCGTCGACATGGCCCGAGCCACCGCCGCCTGCGTCGACGCCGGAGTGTGGTTGCGGCCCTTCGGAAAGCTCGTCTACACCATGCCCATGTACATCTGCGACGACGACGAGGTCGCCGCCATCTGCCGCGCCATCGACGCGATCGTCCGAGAGGAAAACGCATGA
- a CDS encoding peptide MFS transporter, translating into MTSTGQRSTGVLSPPETPKPCPPGIARIALPAIVGVELWERFSFYGMQAIMAYYLYDTVTDGGLGLSTTTATALMGAYGSLVYLCTIAGGWIADRVLGAERTLLAGAWTLVAGHLSLALLPGGAGVAGGLVLVAAGSGALKTSAITMLGRVRADDDRRRDSYFQLFYLGINVGALLGPLLTGWLSTRHGYHIGFGAAAVLMTIGLVHYLLGRRRLSGSWLDDARVAVEKPSLPIARSHLAGIIGAVLAAIAALAALTVSGALPLEHLATVMLVATLAATIVLFGQMLADRGLGARERSRVLAFLPLFIASVAFWAILNQTFGALAVYSDVRVDRIIGGGAGGWEAPAAWAQSLNPIFILTLSAPLAVLRLRLGDRMPGPAAQITGGTALAGVGVMCLLPFTGHAAGTVPLLAVIAAYGIITLGELHVGPVGMSAATSLAPAKYRTRFSALFFMTMAIGTALAGVLSTGYDPANASAERTYFLTLGLSAIAVAVVAAIAAALVALCARKTTRSSCR; encoded by the coding sequence ATGACCAGCACCGGACAGCGTTCAACTGGCGTGCTTTCACCACCGGAGACACCGAAGCCCTGCCCACCGGGAATCGCCCGCATCGCCCTGCCCGCCATCGTCGGCGTCGAATTGTGGGAGCGATTCAGCTTCTACGGCATGCAGGCGATCATGGCCTACTACCTGTACGACACCGTCACCGACGGCGGCCTCGGCCTGTCCACCACCACGGCGACGGCACTGATGGGCGCCTACGGTTCCCTCGTCTACCTGTGCACCATCGCCGGCGGCTGGATCGCCGACCGCGTCCTCGGTGCAGAGCGCACCCTGCTGGCCGGCGCGTGGACGCTCGTGGCGGGCCATCTGTCGCTGGCGCTGCTGCCCGGCGGCGCGGGCGTCGCCGGCGGCCTGGTCCTCGTCGCAGCGGGCTCCGGTGCGCTGAAGACGTCGGCGATCACCATGCTCGGCCGCGTCCGCGCCGACGATGACCGCCGCCGTGACTCCTACTTTCAGCTGTTCTACCTGGGCATCAACGTCGGCGCGCTGCTCGGCCCCCTGCTCACCGGCTGGTTGTCCACCCGCCACGGGTATCACATCGGCTTCGGCGCCGCGGCCGTGCTCATGACCATCGGTCTCGTCCATTATTTGCTCGGCCGACGCCGTCTTTCGGGGTCCTGGCTTGACGACGCCCGCGTCGCCGTCGAAAAGCCCTCCCTCCCCATTGCCCGGAGCCACCTGGCCGGGATCATCGGCGCAGTGTTGGCGGCCATCGCCGCACTCGCGGCACTGACCGTGTCCGGTGCGCTGCCGCTGGAGCACTTGGCCACCGTCATGCTCGTGGCCACGCTGGCGGCGACCATCGTGCTCTTCGGGCAGATGCTGGCGGACCGCGGGCTCGGTGCCCGCGAACGTTCCCGGGTCCTGGCGTTCCTGCCGCTGTTCATCGCGTCGGTGGCGTTTTGGGCGATTCTCAACCAGACCTTTGGCGCACTGGCCGTATATTCCGACGTACGCGTCGACCGCATCATCGGCGGCGGCGCGGGCGGCTGGGAAGCCCCGGCGGCGTGGGCGCAGTCGCTCAACCCGATCTTCATTCTCACGCTGTCGGCGCCGCTGGCCGTGCTGCGCCTGCGCCTCGGCGACCGCATGCCGGGCCCGGCGGCGCAGATCACCGGCGGCACCGCCCTGGCCGGTGTGGGCGTCATGTGCCTGCTGCCCTTCACCGGGCACGCCGCGGGCACGGTGCCGCTACTCGCGGTGATCGCCGCCTACGGGATCATCACCCTCGGCGAACTCCACGTCGGGCCCGTCGGCATGTCCGCAGCGACATCATTGGCCCCGGCGAAATACCGGACGCGCTTTTCCGCGCTGTTCTTCATGACCATGGCAATCGGCACCGCCCTGGCGGGTGTCCTGTCCACCGGCTACGACCCGGCCAATGCGTCAGCCGAGCGCACCTACTTCCTCACCCTCGGCCTCTCCGCCATCGCCGTCGCCGTCGTCGCCGCCATCGCGGCCGCACTGGTAGCCCTGTGCGCCCGGAAAACTACTCGGTCGTCGTGCCGCTGA
- the bioD gene encoding ATP-dependent dethiobiotin synthetase BioD, giving the protein MHFRGIHIITGTGRSVGKTTATAALVAQAMAAGEEPIVVKLAQTGEPEGKGALETIRRLTGCEDVHEFARYPDALPPAFAARRIGAQELDLEETADRLRDLAADGRPVFVEGTGGVLARISNWALPQLAEELGAKVTIVTATAPGTLNHVELTVEACRARGLEITGIIGGSISDQPDAVAECVVEQVPIITGLPVLAWLPEGAADLDREEFLGRAVGWFSGTTTE; this is encoded by the coding sequence ATGCACTTCAGGGGCATCCACATCATCACCGGCACGGGGCGCAGCGTCGGCAAGACGACCGCCACCGCAGCCCTCGTCGCCCAGGCGATGGCGGCCGGGGAGGAGCCCATCGTGGTCAAGCTCGCCCAGACCGGCGAGCCCGAGGGCAAGGGCGCCCTGGAGACCATCCGGCGCCTGACCGGCTGCGAGGACGTCCACGAATTCGCCCGTTACCCCGACGCCCTGCCGCCGGCCTTCGCCGCCCGCCGCATCGGCGCCCAGGAGCTGGACCTGGAGGAGACCGCCGACCGGCTGCGCGATCTGGCCGCCGACGGCCGTCCCGTCTTCGTGGAGGGCACCGGCGGCGTGCTGGCGCGGATCTCCAACTGGGCGCTGCCGCAGCTGGCCGAGGAGCTCGGCGCGAAGGTGACCATCGTGACGGCGACCGCCCCGGGCACCCTCAACCACGTCGAACTGACCGTGGAGGCGTGCCGCGCCCGCGGCCTGGAGATCACCGGCATCATCGGCGGCTCGATCTCCGATCAGCCCGACGCCGTGGCCGAATGCGTTGTCGAGCAGGTGCCGATCATCACCGGCCTGCCCGTCCTGGCCTGGCTTCCGGAGGGCGCGGCCGACCTGGACCGCGAGGAATTCCTCGGCCGCGCCGTGGGCTGGTTCAGCGGCACGACGACCGAGTAG
- the scpB gene encoding SMC-Scp complex subunit ScpB, with amino-acid sequence MNLPQIDPLRAAVESVLLVIDTPVTPMDLARALDVEPAAIREVLAQMRDEFDARGSGFDLREVEGGWRLYTRAAYSDAVEAFLLDGTQTKLSRAALETLAVVAYRQPATRAQVSAVRGVNVDGVMRTLLARGLVAEAGEDSSTGAHLYVTTNLLLEQLGIASLDELPDLAPLLPDIDLIDEPDLP; translated from the coding sequence ATGAACCTGCCCCAGATCGACCCGTTGCGCGCCGCCGTCGAAAGCGTGCTGCTCGTCATCGACACGCCGGTCACCCCGATGGACCTCGCTCGCGCGCTCGACGTCGAGCCGGCGGCGATCCGCGAAGTGCTGGCCCAGATGCGCGACGAATTCGACGCACGCGGATCGGGCTTCGATCTCCGCGAAGTCGAGGGCGGGTGGCGCCTGTACACGCGGGCGGCGTATTCGGATGCGGTGGAGGCGTTCCTGCTCGACGGCACCCAGACGAAACTGTCGCGGGCGGCGCTGGAAACGCTCGCCGTCGTGGCCTACCGCCAGCCGGCGACGCGCGCGCAGGTGTCGGCGGTGCGCGGCGTCAACGTCGACGGCGTCATGCGCACGCTGCTGGCCCGCGGGCTCGTCGCCGAGGCGGGGGAGGACTCGTCGACCGGCGCGCACCTGTACGTGACCACGAACCTGCTGCTCGAACAGCTCGGCATCGCCTCGCTCGACGAACTGCCCGACCTCGCGCCGTTGCTGCCCGACATCGATCTCATCGACGAACCGGACCTGCCCTGA
- a CDS encoding aspartate:alanine exchanger family transporter, giving the protein MLAFVASDGLLALAVFLTAGFAIGRIRVAGLSLDSAAILFVAIGLSTANPGIQMPPLLYQFGLALFVYCIDFSAGPAFFRALRSRGLALNVIVAVVLVGLTALAFALVTFSRAEVIAGAGMFAGAMSSTPGMAAILAAVPELLPPGADPESASEAVVGYSLAYPGGVLGIIIVAAVGARLLRVDHVADAKAEGVLAEKLHYIGIRIGPGRELTVAQVPEFTGAKIITTRVADLGADGEPSNQRLAEPDDVLAEGCSIMVNGTAEELDKAVAKLGERIEMDPHESDLQYTRMAVSNPDVAGRTIGELRILEDHGFTIARLRRGDADVVPTNDDRLQLSDRVRVVAPKQRIESIRAFLGDSEKSRPTPDLLPLALGLALGLLLGAIPIPMPGGGTLSLGFGGGPIIAGLVFGALGRTGSVRWQLPYHATKTLEGFGMALFMAGVGTTAGAGFRSALTDPTSLLYIGLGLVVTLASAIATVALLMVWRKLTFDESIGVAAGITTNPAVIAYLNTASGTDLAARGYTTVYPVAMVGKIVAAQVLIMMLL; this is encoded by the coding sequence GTGCTCGCATTCGTGGCTTCCGATGGACTGCTCGCTCTGGCTGTCTTCCTCACCGCCGGATTCGCGATAGGGCGCATCCGGGTCGCGGGGCTGAGCCTCGACTCGGCGGCGATCCTCTTCGTCGCCATCGGCTTGTCGACGGCCAATCCGGGCATCCAGATGCCTCCCCTCCTGTACCAATTCGGGTTGGCGCTGTTCGTCTACTGCATCGACTTTTCCGCGGGGCCCGCGTTCTTCCGGGCGCTGCGCAGCCGTGGCCTGGCGCTCAACGTCATCGTCGCGGTGGTGCTGGTCGGGCTGACGGCACTGGCGTTCGCGCTGGTGACGTTCTCCCGCGCCGAAGTCATCGCCGGCGCCGGCATGTTCGCCGGTGCGATGTCGTCGACGCCGGGCATGGCCGCGATCCTCGCCGCGGTGCCGGAGCTGTTGCCGCCGGGCGCGGACCCGGAATCGGCGTCGGAGGCGGTCGTCGGCTATTCGCTGGCGTATCCCGGCGGCGTGCTGGGCATTATCATCGTCGCCGCCGTCGGCGCTCGGCTGCTGCGCGTCGACCACGTCGCCGACGCCAAGGCCGAGGGCGTGCTCGCCGAGAAGCTCCACTACATCGGCATCCGCATCGGCCCCGGGCGGGAGCTGACCGTGGCCCAGGTACCGGAGTTCACCGGCGCGAAGATCATCACCACCCGCGTGGCGGACCTCGGCGCCGACGGCGAACCGTCCAACCAGCGCCTGGCGGAACCCGACGACGTCCTGGCCGAAGGCTGCTCCATCATGGTCAACGGGACGGCCGAGGAGCTGGACAAGGCCGTCGCAAAGCTGGGCGAGCGCATAGAGATGGACCCGCACGAGTCGGATCTGCAATACACCCGCATGGCCGTGTCGAACCCGGATGTGGCGGGCAGGACGATCGGCGAGCTGCGCATCCTGGAGGACCACGGCTTCACCATCGCGCGCCTGCGCCGCGGCGACGCCGACGTCGTGCCGACGAACGACGACCGCCTGCAGCTGTCCGACCGCGTCCGCGTGGTCGCACCGAAACAGCGCATCGAGTCGATCCGGGCGTTCCTCGGCGACTCCGAAAAGTCGCGCCCCACGCCCGATCTGCTGCCGCTGGCGCTCGGCCTCGCACTGGGCCTGCTGCTCGGCGCCATCCCCATCCCCATGCCCGGCGGCGGCACCCTGTCGCTCGGCTTCGGCGGCGGCCCGATCATCGCCGGCCTCGTCTTCGGCGCGCTCGGCCGGACCGGGTCGGTGCGGTGGCAGCTGCCGTACCACGCGACGAAGACCCTCGAGGGCTTCGGCATGGCGCTATTCATGGCGGGCGTCGGCACCACCGCGGGCGCGGGGTTCCGTTCCGCATTGACCGATCCCACCAGCCTCCTGTACATCGGGTTGGGCCTGGTGGTGACGCTCGCCAGCGCGATCGCGACCGTGGCGCTGCTCATGGTGTGGCGCAAGCTCACGTTCGACGAATCCATCGGCGTCGCCGCGGGCATCACCACCAACCCGGCGGTCATCGCGTACCTGAACACCGCCTCGGGCACCGACCTGGCCGCCCGCGGGTACACGACGGTGTATCCGGTGGCGATGGTGGGCAAGATCGTCGCCGCACAGGTGCTGATCATGATGTTGCTGTGA
- a CDS encoding ATP-binding cassette domain-containing protein, whose protein sequence is MGKSTLVQVLVGLCRAEGTVVLDGKALSRRERRRRCSAVMQDVNRQLFGVSVTEELSLGRAQPSAEEAAAILDELGLEGMGERHPLSLSGGQRQRLAVATAVVGGEEGRGADVIIFDEPTSGLDLRAMESMAGVIRRCADRGAVVVLVTHDRELVDMVGDFEFPLTPG, encoded by the coding sequence GTGGGAAAGTCGACGCTCGTGCAGGTGCTGGTGGGATTGTGCCGCGCCGAGGGGACCGTGGTTCTGGACGGGAAGGCGTTGTCGCGCCGCGAACGGCGCCGCCGCTGTTCGGCTGTGATGCAGGACGTCAACCGCCAGCTTTTCGGGGTTTCGGTCACCGAGGAGCTTTCCCTGGGCCGCGCACAACCGTCTGCGGAGGAGGCCGCGGCGATTCTCGACGAGCTCGGACTCGAGGGGATGGGGGAACGCCACCCGTTGAGCCTTTCCGGCGGGCAGCGGCAGCGCCTCGCCGTGGCGACGGCCGTGGTCGGCGGGGAAGAAGGGCGCGGGGCCGATGTGATCATCTTCGACGAGCCGACCTCGGGCCTGGATTTGCGGGCGATGGAGAGCATGGCCGGCGTGATCCGGCGTTGCGCGGACCGCGGCGCGGTGGTCGTCCTGGTCACCCACGATCGCGAATTGGTGGACATGGTCGGGGATTTCGAGTTCCCCCTCACCCCGGGTTAG
- a CDS encoding ABC transporter ATP-binding protein: MLESIDIRVRPGEMVLVTGGSGSGKSSLVNALNGFIPHIRPTRIGGDVKVDGLEPAEVELAEAGRVAATVFQNPRTQFFATDVLSEIAFGASNQGVPREEILRRIDAAVDLLDLAHLLDRRMGELSGGERQRVALASAVVSRPRLFLLDEPTANLDDASTQAVAEALAHLKGAGATILVAEHRLHYLRGLVDRVVQLHRGRVVADCPAAEFWEMGEGERRDAGLRSLVAPASDPLPAPPPPRRMRAAWSCALCRRCAMAGGCGRSTRRLPHAVRSPASPVRMAWESRRSCRCWWDCAAPRGPWFWTGRRCRAANGAAAVRL, from the coding sequence TTGCTGGAGTCGATCGACATCCGGGTGCGACCCGGTGAGATGGTGCTCGTCACCGGAGGTTCCGGCTCGGGGAAGTCGTCTCTCGTCAACGCGCTCAACGGTTTCATCCCGCACATTCGCCCCACGCGCATCGGCGGCGACGTGAAGGTCGACGGATTGGAGCCGGCCGAGGTCGAATTGGCCGAAGCGGGACGAGTGGCCGCCACGGTGTTCCAGAACCCCCGCACCCAGTTCTTCGCCACCGACGTCCTTTCGGAGATCGCCTTCGGCGCTTCCAACCAGGGCGTGCCGCGGGAGGAGATTCTGCGGCGCATCGATGCCGCGGTGGATCTCCTCGACCTCGCCCACCTGCTCGACCGGCGGATGGGGGAGCTGTCGGGAGGCGAGCGCCAGCGGGTCGCCCTGGCGTCTGCCGTGGTTTCGCGGCCCAGGCTGTTCCTGCTCGACGAGCCGACCGCCAATCTCGACGACGCCTCCACCCAGGCGGTCGCCGAAGCTCTGGCCCACCTGAAGGGTGCCGGTGCGACGATCCTCGTTGCCGAGCATCGTTTGCATTATCTTCGCGGCCTGGTCGATCGCGTGGTCCAGCTGCACCGCGGGCGGGTGGTGGCCGACTGTCCCGCGGCCGAGTTCTGGGAAATGGGCGAAGGCGAGCGCCGTGACGCGGGGTTGCGCAGCCTCGTTGCCCCCGCTTCGGATCCGTTGCCGGCGCCTCCCCCGCCCCGGCGGATGCGGGCGGCCTGGAGCTGCGCGCTTTGTCGGCGGTGCGCGATGGCCGGCGGCTGTGGACGATCGACGAGGCGACTGCCCCACGCGGTGCGATCACCTGCGTCACCGGTCCGAATGGCGTGGGAAAGTCGACGCTCGTGCAGGTGCTGGTGGGATTGTGCCGCGCCGAGGGGACCGTGGTTCTGGACGGGAAGGCGTTGTCGCGCCGCGAACGGCGCCGCCGCTGTTCGGCTGTGA
- a CDS encoding energy-coupling factor transporter transmembrane component T has translation MRATPIEKLDPRVALIGLVVVDAALLTVGTELMEITGAVVAVICLIAALRPVVAIVMGLAEALVLLLGHVVLPAAEGTASEVLTVLLFAMSFTYRFAVVSVIAWAVIRGITTGALQAFLGWARVPRILAVPSAVAVRFLPVVVDDARTIRDNLVLRGVVSSGASLLLHPIIAVRHAVLPLVATSLRTGDELSASALLRGLGSRRRPTSVVELRVGFPDVVAMVIVAVVVALAVKEKIG, from the coding sequence GTGAGAGCCACGCCGATCGAGAAGCTCGATCCGAGGGTGGCCCTGATCGGGCTAGTCGTCGTCGACGCCGCCCTGCTGACCGTCGGAACCGAGTTGATGGAGATCACCGGTGCCGTGGTCGCGGTGATCTGCCTGATCGCCGCCCTGCGGCCAGTCGTGGCCATCGTCATGGGCCTGGCCGAAGCGCTGGTGCTGCTCCTCGGCCATGTGGTCCTGCCCGCCGCGGAGGGCACGGCCTCGGAGGTCCTGACGGTGCTGCTGTTCGCCATGAGCTTCACGTACCGCTTCGCCGTCGTCAGCGTCATCGCCTGGGCGGTCATCCGCGGCATCACCACCGGTGCTCTGCAGGCGTTCCTGGGTTGGGCCCGAGTGCCGCGCATCCTCGCCGTGCCCTCGGCGGTGGCCGTCCGCTTCCTCCCCGTCGTCGTCGACGACGCGAGGACGATCCGCGACAATCTGGTGCTTCGCGGAGTCGTCTCTTCCGGGGCATCGCTGCTGTTGCATCCCATCATCGCGGTGCGCCACGCGGTGCTGCCGCTGGTGGCCACGTCCCTGCGCACGGGCGACGAACTTTCCGCCTCCGCCCTGCTGCGCGGCCTGGGTTCCCGGCGGAGGCCGACATCGGTGGTGGAGTTGCGCGTGGGGTTCCCCGACGTCGTGGCGATGGTGATCGTCGCGGTGGTCGTTGCGTTGGCGGTGAAGGAGAAAATCGGATGA
- a CDS encoding ABC transporter ATP-binding protein, producing the protein MSGGADRILLIRSVIWGLLSGIAQGVTVLCIIPVLTAVFRGDWSDAVRALIVLAVVWLIHAVLVGVATWSGVAGSLGIIRSMHRGLGGRLVHLPLSWFSPEAQGRASHTAVRGTMFVATAAMDVLVPLVGHIAMPATIAILTLFIDWRIGLAMTLSAPVLWLTSGLASKWESAGEERVRGVRTDTDLQLLEFASRQQVLRAAGIADDYPPLTRAVEKQRAAGRSALWLSLGGMVLQGFVIQTVLGCVAALAVWTAAGGSDPVRAVVLVGLVTLAAGPLRIVSSLQTALHQSEAEIDDVRELLETPTMPEPAQPTAFPPTADIEFDDVTFGYGTGDDAPLVLDGVSARIGDRSSTALVGASGSGKTTLMRLIARLWDVDGGAVRIGGVDVRDMATEDLYRHVSMIFQDVYLFDDTLWANIALGREDASRDEILDAARRAHVTEIADRLPDGWRTRVGEGGQLLSGGERQRVSIARALLRRAPLVLCDEPSSALDPSTRRAVTAALDDLSRDATVVVIAHQLETIRGADRILLLADGRIAASGTHDELAASDERYRRFWSLREDAGHWNIGVERQG; encoded by the coding sequence TTGTCCGGGGGCGCGGACCGGATCCTCCTCATCCGTTCGGTGATCTGGGGGCTGCTGTCCGGCATCGCCCAGGGCGTCACCGTCCTGTGCATCATCCCGGTGCTCACCGCGGTGTTCCGCGGCGACTGGTCGGACGCGGTGCGGGCTCTGATCGTCCTCGCCGTCGTGTGGCTGATCCATGCGGTGCTCGTCGGCGTGGCCACCTGGTCCGGGGTCGCCGGATCCCTCGGGATCATCCGGTCGATGCACCGGGGTCTCGGCGGCCGTCTGGTGCACCTGCCGCTGAGCTGGTTCAGCCCCGAGGCGCAGGGCCGCGCCTCGCACACCGCCGTGCGCGGGACCATGTTCGTGGCGACGGCGGCGATGGATGTCCTGGTGCCGTTGGTGGGCCATATCGCCATGCCGGCGACCATTGCGATCCTCACCCTGTTCATCGACTGGCGGATCGGCCTCGCGATGACCCTCTCCGCCCCCGTTCTGTGGTTGACGTCGGGGTTGGCGTCAAAGTGGGAATCGGCCGGGGAAGAGCGAGTGCGCGGGGTGCGCACCGATACCGACCTGCAGCTACTGGAGTTTGCGAGCAGGCAGCAGGTGCTGCGCGCCGCGGGCATCGCCGACGACTATCCGCCGCTGACGCGAGCCGTCGAAAAGCAGCGGGCCGCCGGTCGCAGCGCCCTGTGGCTGTCCCTGGGAGGAATGGTGCTTCAGGGGTTCGTCATCCAGACGGTGCTGGGCTGCGTCGCGGCGCTGGCGGTGTGGACCGCCGCGGGCGGTTCCGATCCCGTTCGCGCGGTGGTTCTCGTCGGCCTGGTCACCCTGGCGGCCGGTCCGTTGCGGATCGTGTCGTCGCTGCAGACCGCGCTGCACCAGTCCGAGGCCGAGATCGACGATGTGCGCGAGCTGTTGGAGACCCCGACCATGCCGGAGCCGGCTCAGCCGACCGCGTTCCCGCCGACCGCCGACATCGAGTTCGACGACGTCACCTTCGGCTATGGGACCGGCGACGACGCCCCCCTCGTCCTCGACGGCGTCAGCGCCCGCATCGGGGACCGCTCCTCCACGGCACTGGTGGGGGCATCGGGTTCGGGCAAGACGACGCTCATGCGCCTCATCGCGCGCCTGTGGGACGTCGACGGGGGAGCGGTGCGCATCGGTGGGGTCGATGTGCGCGATATGGCCACCGAAGATCTCTACCGGCACGTTTCCATGATTTTCCAGGACGTGTACCTCTTCGACGACACCCTGTGGGCCAACATCGCGCTGGGGAGGGAAGATGCCTCCCGCGACGAGATCCTCGACGCCGCCCGCCGCGCGCACGTCACCGAGATCGCCGACCGGTTGCCCGATGGCTGGCGGACGCGCGTCGGGGAGGGCGGCCAGCTGCTCTCCGGCGGTGAGCGTCAGCGCGTGTCCATTGCCCGCGCGCTTCTGCGGCGGGCGCCGTTGGTGCTGTGCGACGAACCGAGCAGCGCCCTGGACCCGTCGACCCGCCGTGCCGTCACCGCTGCCCTGGACGATTTGTCCCGTGACGCGACCGTCGTGGTGATCGCCCACCAGCTGGAGACGATCCGCGGCGCCGACCGCATTCTTCTGCTTGCCGACGGCCGCATCGCCGCGTCGGGCACCCACGATGAATTGGCGGCGTCGGATGAGCGCTACCGGCGGTTTTGGTCGCTGCGCGAGGATGCCGGCCACTGGAACATCGGCGTGGAAAGGCAAGGCTAA